In Hyalangium minutum, the sequence GAGCGCCTGAAGAACGCCGCCTGGCACACGGTGGATGGCAAGCACTACGGTGTGCCCTACCAGTGGGGCCCCAACGTGCTCATGTACAACACCAACATCTTCAAGACGGCCCCCACCTCCTGGTCCGTGATCTTCGAGCCGCAGAACCTGCCGGACGGCAAGCCCAACAAGGGCCGTGTGCAGGCGTATGACGGCCCCATCTACGTGGCCGACGCCGCGCTCTACCTGTCCAAGAAGCAGCCGGAGCTGGGCATCAAGGACCCGTACGAGCTCAACGAGAAGCAGTACGCCGAGGTCCTCAAGCTGCTGCGCCAGCAGAAGCAGCTCGCCCACCGCTACTGGCACGACGCCACCGTGCAGATGAACGACTTCAAGAACGAGGGCGTCGCCGTGTCCAGCTCGTGGGGCTATATGGTCAACGCCCTCAAGGCCGAGAAGCAGCCCATCAGCTCCACCATCCCCTCCGAGGGCTCCACGGGCTGGGCGGACACCACGATGATGCACGCCAGCGCGCAGAACCCCGTGTGCGCCTACAAGTGGATGGAGTGGTCGCTCAACAAGAACCTCCAGTCCGCCCTGGCCGAGTGGTTTGGCTCCAACCCCGTGGTTCCCGATGCCTGTAAGACCCCGGCGCCCGGTGGCTCTGACTTCTGCAAGACGAACGGCTTCGACCGCTTCGAACAGGTCCACTTCTGGAAGACGCCGGTCGCCAAATGCGCTAGCCAGGGGACATGCGTGCCTTACAGCAAGTGGACGCAGGACTTCATCGCCGTGATGGGCGGCCGCTGACCGACGTGACAGCCGCCGTCGAGCTCAAACAGATCAGCCGGCACTACGGCACCGTTCGGGCCGTGGAGAGCGTCTCCCTGTCCATCCAGGACGGGGAGTTCTTCTCCCTGCTCGGGCCCTCGGGCTCGGGGAAGACCACGTGTCTGCGCCTGATCGCCGGCTTCGAGCAACCCTCGTCCGGCAGCCTCCTGCTCCATGGGCAGGAAGCAGCGGGCGTTCCGCCCTACGAGCGGGACGTCAACACCGTGTTCCAGGACTACGCCCTGTTTCCGCACATGAGCGTGCGCGACAA encodes:
- a CDS encoding ABC transporter substrate-binding protein; translated protein: MLNLKPLAVGVVIAAASQSLAAPPKQLGKPEGKLNIIAWPGYIERGETDKKYDWVTQFEKDSGCKVNVKTAATSDEMVSLMNQGGYDLVTASGDASLRLVMGKKVQEINTDLIPSWKSVDERLKNAAWHTVDGKHYGVPYQWGPNVLMYNTNIFKTAPTSWSVIFEPQNLPDGKPNKGRVQAYDGPIYVADAALYLSKKQPELGIKDPYELNEKQYAEVLKLLRQQKQLAHRYWHDATVQMNDFKNEGVAVSSSWGYMVNALKAEKQPISSTIPSEGSTGWADTTMMHASAQNPVCAYKWMEWSLNKNLQSALAEWFGSNPVVPDACKTPAPGGSDFCKTNGFDRFEQVHFWKTPVAKCASQGTCVPYSKWTQDFIAVMGGR